From a region of the Arachis ipaensis cultivar K30076 chromosome B09, Araip1.1, whole genome shotgun sequence genome:
- the LOC107614929 gene encoding uncharacterized protein LOC107614929, which produces MESGTPLSRLEDAYQQHRSEIAALQRGQIETIAQVVETQSRLGSVETSVKSIEKMLKESLKLKQAIPEHGESFDSAGSMGNLHLSQWPKGVRAELPIFNGEGVEEWTFRAREYFELCTVPEAWRVRLLSFHLTGPAYTWYRWCVNNGIMYTWEGFLEALSTRFGCNIFHDPKAALKDLQQHSTVTEYHSQFEDLSNQVTGLTEDWLVSLFTARLNDALKCELMLAKPKTYVEAVALAKLHEQKHSANSLNLRPHSHRAAGGTPTTLSPVRPPLLRPPSSSASLKSPVLEKGPPGSQSGSNTPHRRLTAAEIKQRREKGLCYYCDEKYSVGHKCKSSFLLLVGGEEMDELLHGWQTEMTNPEGDSASLGTPSPEKGVVEISFNAMVAVYHPETIRIAETCERNPVMVPLHMQGFGFRLETFILDIKGADIVLGAQWLMQLGDVTMNYLNLTIEFVVGGHTVKLQGERLFQPGAIGGRTLNKMVTADVIASFLHLRVLELNELEATPEQQDQQVQQVLEEYQEVFQERTELPPPREIEHQIHLQQGADPVNVRPYRYPHYQKEEIEKLVEEMLQAGVIRESHSAFSSPVLLVRKKDGSWRFCMDYRALNAITIRDKFPIPNIDEILDELGGAKYFSKIDLRSGYHQIIMCESDIPKTAFRTHLGHYEFIPVQGRTPVPLAHCPVSAATEPICCQTFEMCLLSNPSRISWSCGQRCRVQVDASKIAAIVEWPKPTSLKQLRGFLGLTGYYRRFVAQYAHLAAPLTDLLKQNSFHWNHLADLAFERLKAALTHTPVLAL; this is translated from the exons ATGGAATCAGGAACTCCACTGTCCCGTTTGGAGGATGCTTACCAACAACATCGGTCCGAGATCGCAGCGCTTCAGAGAGGGCAAATCGAAACCATCGCTCAGGTCGTGGAAACCCAAAGCCGACTTGGATCTGTGGAAACGTCGGTTAAGAGCATTGAGAAGATGCTCAAGGAAAGCTTGAAGCTCAAGCAAGCGATACCGGAACATGGAGAGAGTTTCGATTCCGCAGGTTCTATGGGGAATCTCCATCTGTCGCAATGGCCGAAGGGAGTTCGGGCCGAGCTACCAATTTTTAACGGCGAGGGAGTGGAGGAATGGACCTTCCGAGCCAGGGAGTATTTCGAGCTTTGTACGGTACCAGAGGCGTGGAGAGTGCGGCTCTTGTCCTTCCACCTCACCGGCCCAGCATATACATGGTATCGATGGTGCGTAAATAATGGCATCATGTATACTTGGGAGGGATTCTTGGAGGCGCTAAGCACTAGATTCGGCTGCAATATTTTTCATGACCCAAAGGCAGCGTTGAAAGATCTTCAACAACATTCCACGGTCACAGAGTACCATTCCCAATTCGAAGATCTGTCCAACCAAGTCACGGGACTGACGGAGGATTGGCTAGTGTCACTCTTTACGGCTAGGTTGAACGATGCACTCAAGTGCGAGCTCATGCTTGCGAAGCCTAAGACATATGTGGAAGCGGTCGCCCTTGCCAAACTGCATGAGCAGAAGCATAGTGCAAATTCTCTCAATCTGCGACCACACAGCCACCGTGCTGCCGGAGGTACTCCTACCACTCTCAGCCCTGTTCGGCCACCATTGCTACGACCACCCTCATCATCCGCATCATTGAAGTCCCCAGTACTTGAAAAGGGACCCCCTGGCTCACAAAGCGGGAGCAATACTCCTCATCGTCGACTCACAGCTGCCGAGATTAAACAGCGGCGCGAGAAGGGACTTTGTTATTATTGTGATGAAAAGTATTCGGTGGGACATAAGTGTAAATCATCCTTTCTACTGCTGGTGGGAGGTGAAGAAATGGATGAGTTACTTCATGGGTGGCAGACCGAAATGACTAATCCAGAGGGAGACTCGGCCAGCTTGGGAACACCCAGTCCGGAGAAAGGCGTGGTGGAGATAAGCTTCAATGCCATGGTGGCAGTGTACCACCCAGAAACTATCAGAATCGCTGAAACCTGTGAAAGGAACCCAGTAATG GTGCCACTGCATATGCAAGGATTTGGATTCCGGTTAGAAACCTTCATTCTTGATATCAAGGGAGCCGATATTGTTTTGGGTGCACAATGGTTAATGCAATTAGGTGATGTAACAATGAATTACTTGAATTTAACAATAGAATTCGTGGTAGGGGGACATACTGTAAAGCTGCAAGGTGAGCGGTTGTTCCAGCCAGGGGCAATCGGAGGTAGAACTCTTAACAAGATGGTCACTGCAGATGTCATCGCTTCCTTCCTTCATTTAAGAGTACTGGAACTGAATGAACTTGAAGCCACACCAGAACAGCAAGATCAACAAGTGCAGCAAGTATTGGAAGAGTACCAAGAGGTGTTCCAAGAACGCACCGAATTACCTCCACCTAGAGAAATTGAGCACCAAATTCACCTCCAACAAGGAGCAGACCCGGTCAATGTACGCCCCTATCGTTACCCACACTATCAGAAGGAAGAGATTGAGAAATTGGTGGAGGAAATGCTACAAGCAGGGGTTATTAGAGAAAGTCACAGTGCTTTCTCCAGTCCAGTATTACTTGTACGCAAGAAGGATGGGAGCTGGCGTTTTTGCATGGACTACCGCGCATTAAATGCAATTACCATTAGGGATAAGTTTCCGATCCCAAATATTGATGAGATCCTTGATGAATTAGGTGGTGCCAAGTACTTTTCCAAGATTGACCTCCGTTCTGGCTACCATCAAATTATAATGTGTGAAAGTGACATTCCGAAAACAGCCTTTCGGACACACTTGGGACATTATGAGTTCATT CCGGTCCAAGGAAGAACACCTGTGCCACTTGCACACTGCCCTGTCAGTGCTGCAACAGAACCAATTTGTTGCCAAACTTTCGAAATGTGTCTTCTGTCAAACCCAAGTAGAATATCTTGGTCATGTGGTCAGCGGTGCCGGGTGCAAGTAGATGCTTCCAAGATAGCCGCCATAGTTGAATGGCCAAAACCAACCAGCTTGAAACAACTACGGGGTTTTCTCGGTCTCACTGGGTACTATCGACGCTTTGTAGCTCAGTATGCGCATCTTGCTGCCCCATTGACGGACCTGCTCAAGCAAAACAGCTTTCACTGGAATCATCTAGCTGACTTAGCCTTTGAGAGGCTTAAGGCTGCTCTTACTCACACCCCAGTACTTgccctctga